In the Eremothecium cymbalariae DBVPG#7215 chromosome 7, complete sequence genome, one interval contains:
- the RCI37 gene encoding Rci37p (similar to Ashbya gossypii ACL038C): protein MESEETAFIENVLSAPVRKGYKAALEFYKKDSYLEANDRLELYKIYLSISRAQLFGGLAGFGLVFGTPFAYQMYKTNAIRGVNVKRSFLLGLISMVVSTQYCSRYVYNSKLENVAPMSTYDFGDGFTQKTSQYRQYEMMLLLKDGTPSKWAVYFYDTYQNPAYRFPDPKVKLHEMMKRWPQLGSPFMNQRDPIGLYSDTKPRPGGIAEKVNVTSSSQLGSDDLHDSMGAISAEDKNLPELSAWDRIRQRKDVTPTDGNNTWEYVQKQRLAEAKGDETSIEDVVSVSGSQQDFDALLEEGRRLYK, encoded by the coding sequence ATGGAGAGCGAAGAAACGGCGTTTATTGAGAATGTTTTGAGTGCTCCTGTTAGAAAGGGATATAAAGCAGCATTAGAGTTTTATAAAAAGGATAGCTATTTGGAAGCGAATGATCGGTTAGAGTTATACAAGATATATCTTTCGATAAGTAGGGCGCAGTTATTTGGCGGGTTGGCGGGGTTCGGGTTAGTCTTTGGGACGCCATTTGCGTACCAAATGTATAAGACCAATGCTATCAGAGGTGTGAATGTCAAACGAAGTTTTTTACTTGGTTTGATCAGTATGGTTGTGTCTACTCAATACTGCAGTCGGTATGTTTATAACTCTAAGCTTGAGAATGTTGCGCCGATGAGCACGTATGATTTTGGCGATGGGTTTACGCAGAAGACGTCTCAGTACCGGCAATATGAGATGATGTTGTTGCTAAAGGATGGTACCCCTTCGAAGTGGGCAGTGTATTTCTATGATACCTATCAAAATCCTGCATATAGGTTTCCAGATCCTAAGGTGAAGTTGCATGAGATGATGAAACGGTGGCCGCAACTAGGTTCTCCCTTTATGAACCAAAGAGATCCTATAGGGTTATACTCAGACACCAAACCTAGGCCAGGAGGTATTGCAGAGAAAGTCAACGTCACGTCTAGTTCTCAGCTTGGCTCTGACGATCTTCATGATTCAATGGGCGCAATATCTGCAGAAGATAAGAACTTACCGGAACTATCTGCTTGGGATAGAATACGCCAACGGAAAGATGTTACTCCAACGGACGGAAATAATACATGGGAATATGTTCAGAAGCAAAGGCTCGCGGAAGCAAAGGGTGATGAGACCTCGATTGAGGATGTTGTTTCAGTAAGCGGTTCACAGCAAGATTTTGACGCTCTACTTGAAGAAGGACGCCGGTTATATAAATGA
- the SEC28 gene encoding coatomer subunit epsilon (similar to Ashbya gossypii ACL037W), producing MDYFSVKHHYHTGNYQKVLQEIAKHQQSSEDETLLYYKNMSLLGLKILENVPEEGGLQAAFSAYSECLESKEIGPLKEVVDGQKSLFAVNLLACAQACLESYEAAWETCTQNLEDLDAVGSAELLLTAVQVALANGQRTQATALFENYSSSHDISNEDDIILSIAESYINFSQSKEASSSNFYFYEELCQSAPSWKTQLGLLNLHLQQGNLPEASNIIELLEDEYYQSMEGAENYKRHLLANKITYAAMNGENGSALREELEQLDADHPLAKANRENNMKFDEIVAKYST from the coding sequence atgGATTACTTTTCAGTCAAACACCACTACCACACGGGAAATTATCAAAAGGTGCTTCAAGAAATTGCAAAGCACCAGCAAAGCAGTGAAGATGAGACTCTATTATATTACAAAAATATGTCTCTACTAGGGTTGAAGATACTTGAGAACGTGCCAGAGGAAGGGGGTCTGCAGGCAGCCTTTAGTGCATATAGCGAATGTTTGGAGTCCAAGGAGATAGGCCCCTTGAAGGAAGTAGTTGATGGGCAAAAGAGTCTGTTCGCGGTGAATCTTTTGGCTTGCGCACAGGCATGTCTGGAGAGTTATGAGGCTGCATGGGAGACGTGCACTCAGAATTTAGAAGACTTGGATGCTGTTGGTTCAGCGGAATTATTGCTGACGGCTGTGCAAGTTGCGCTTGCTAATGGTCAACGGACTCAGGCTACGGCTTTGTTCGAGAACTATAGTTCTTCCCATGATATTTCTAATGAGGATGACATTATTCTGAGCATTGCGGAGTCATACATCAACTTTAGTCAGAGTAAAGAAGCTAGTAGTTCTAACTTTTACTTTTACGAAGAACTCTGTCAATCAGCACCCAGTTGGAAAACCCAATTGGGGCTGTTGAATCTACATTTGCAACAGGGTAATCTGCCAGAAGCAAGTAACATCATTGAACTGTTGGAAGATGAATATTACCAGTCAATGGAAGGAGCAGAAAATTATAAACGCCATTTGTTGGCCAATAAGATTACATATGCAGCAATGAACGGCGAAAATGGTTCCGCATTGAGAGAGGAATTGGAACAGTTAGATGCAGACCATCCACTTGCTAAGGCAAACCGCGAAAACAACATGAAGTTTGATGAGATTGTTGCAAAGTACTCCACTTAA
- the GET2 gene encoding GET complex subunit GET2 (similar to Ashbya gossypii ACL036W), with protein MASGRNLTATDSHKLIKKLMTMEEVSELSETEKRKLLRDRRKQKFSNGGASSRLTKITNQPSGGVMSTETFLEDELPSSTSKSDQSVIPNVEESTKEMDTLLANVGKPAETRSTKTNPEVALLQQLMGMQEEFRVPKDDNTPDLFSQMLNQSAKTQTMRSPDADLVDQSKVTMHTYQARKLKAYTYLIRWLLLLPLVYHMMLPTPSTLPLISSLTRFFVDKPNFFMIFSTFEVISISIYYQALLKLERTNKVNTLSNTSKIVTWAGLVPEGVLPISNIPRKIMLAMHYWDILSMYLTDLSFCLIIAGLLGYYNAL; from the coding sequence ATGGCCAGTGGCCGAAACCTAACCGCCACCGATAGCCATaagttaataaagaaactAATGACCATGGAAGAGGTATCGGAGTTGTCGGAGACTGAAAAGCGGAAGTTGCTCCGCGACAGAAGGAAGCAAAAGTTCTCTAACGGGGGTGCTTCGTCTAGATTAACCAAGATCACAAATCAACCAAGCGGTGGTGTTATGTCTACAGAGACCTTTTTGGAAGATGAGCTTCCATCAAGCACCTCTAAGAGTGACCAATCAGTTATTCCCAACGTGGAAGAATCTACTAAAGAGATGGATACTTTATTGGCGAATGTTGGCAAACCTGCAGAGACTAGATCTACCAAGACGAATCCTGAAGTTGCTCTGCTACAACAGTTGATGGGCATGCAAGAGGAATTCAGAGTGCCCAAAGATGATAATACACCTGATTTATTTTCTCAGATGTTGAATCAAAGTGCAAAAACACAAACAATGCGCTCGCCAGATGCAGATCTGGTGGATCAATCCAAAGTTACGATGCACACGTATCAAGCCAGAAAATTAAAAGCATACACGTATTTAATCAGATGGCTACTTCTACTACCACTTGTGTACCACATGATGCTACCCACTCCGTCAACGTTGCCTCTGATCTCTTCGTTGACTCGTTTTTTTGTCGACAAGCCCAACTTCTTCATGATTTTCAGCACCTTTGAAGTCATCTCTATTAGTATTTACTACCAAGCATTACTAAAACTAGAAAGAACGAACAAGGTAAATACCCTATCCAACACAAGCAAAATTGTTACTTGGGCTGGCTTGGTGCCTGAAGGCGTCCTGCCCATATCTAATATCCCAAGAAAAATCATGCTAGCCATGCATTACTGGGATATTCTATCCATGTACTTGACAGATTTATCATTCTGCTTGATCATCGCTGGCCTATTGGGATACTACAATGCTCTGTAA
- the MRPS28 gene encoding mitochondrial 37S ribosomal protein uS15m (similar to Ashbya gossypii AEL097C), whose product MVFNGTAGILCRDFGMLSLSFTRSFSGSSVVCGAKAMKYLKAQNRRQLNEARQSKIKSSLDSVDPVLGKKDTQFIVRVMAELKEPKVLARGYEHSEVEKLIASIEASKNERLKVSGLDKVAKEISLDDSAVVDSKREAVLRILSMRNADNKTAMKAAIKLTREEFQRFPGDTGSSEVQAAVMTVRIHNLAKHVQDNKKDNKNTRTLRMLVQQRQSLLRYLKRDNPERYFWTIEKLGLTDNAVVSEFNMDRRYMQDYQFFGDRILIKDSKKVAGAKRKAARREKRLSQDA is encoded by the coding sequence ATGGTGTTCAATGGGACTGCTGGAATACTCTGTAGGGATTTTGGAATGCTTTCGTTGAGCTTTACGAGATCTTTTAGCGGTAGCTCTGTTGTTTGTGGGGCGAAAGCCATGAAGTACCTCAAGGCGCAGAATAGAAGACAATTGAATGAAGCTAGGCAAAGTAAGATCAAGAGCTCATTGGATAGTGTTGATCCGGTTCTGGGTAAGAAAGATACGCAGTTTATAGTGCGTGTGATGGCAGAATTAAAGGAACCCAAGGTTCTTGCTAGAGGTTATGAACATAGCGAGGTGGAAAAGCTGATAGCGTCTATTGAAGCATCTAAGAATGAAAGGCTGAAGGTTAGTGGGTTAGACAAAGTGGCTAAGGAGATATCTTTGGATGATTCAGCGGTGGTTGATTCAAAGCGTGAAGCTGTTTTGAGGATTTTAAGCATGAGAAATGCGGATAATAAGACCGCGATGAAAGCTGCTATTAAGTTGACTAGAGAGGAGTTCCAAAGATTTCCAGGCGATACTGGCTCTAGTGAGGTGCAGGCAGCAGTGATGACTGTGAGGATTCACAATTTGGCCAAACATGTTCAAGATAATAAGAAGGACAATAAAAATACCAGAACGCTGAGAATGCTCGTTCAACAAAGACAGAGTTTGCTtagatatttgaaaagggATAATCCTGAAAGGTACTTCTGGACTATAGAAAAACTAGGCCTGACTGATAATGCTGTTGTCAGCGAATTTAATATGGATAGACGTTATATGCaagattatcaattttttgGTGACAGAATTTTGATCAAAGACTCCAAAAAAGTGGCGGGTGCCAAACGTAAAGCAGCACGTAGGGAGAAGAGATTGTCCCAAGATGCATAG